The following coding sequences lie in one Calidithermus timidus DSM 17022 genomic window:
- a CDS encoding arsenate reductase ArsC produces the protein MRLLILCTANSARSQMAEGWARYYAQKHGLDLEVHSAGTKATRVNPNAIAAMAERGIDISTHHSKTLFDVPDPWNFDYVLTVCDSAAENCPVYPAKTTRLHHSFPDPAAAADEPKAFREVRDMIGPFIEQLILALKQGKDVAAVEAG, from the coding sequence ATGAGGCTGCTCATTCTCTGCACCGCCAACTCCGCCCGCAGCCAGATGGCCGAGGGCTGGGCCCGCTATTACGCGCAGAAGCACGGCCTGGACCTCGAGGTCCACAGCGCGGGCACCAAAGCCACCCGGGTCAACCCCAACGCCATCGCGGCCATGGCCGAGCGGGGCATCGACATCTCCACCCACCACTCCAAGACCCTCTTCGACGTGCCCGACCCCTGGAACTTCGACTACGTGCTCACCGTCTGCGACTCGGCAGCCGAGAACTGTCCGGTCTACCCGGCCAAAACCACCCGCCTACACCACTCCTTCCCCGACCCCGCCGCAGCGGCGGACGAGCCTAAGGCCTTCCGCGAAGTGCGGGACATGATCGGCCCCTTCATCGAGCAGTTGATCCTGGCCCTCAAGCAGGGCAAGGACGTGGCCGCGGTGGAGGCAGGCTGA
- a CDS encoding MFS transporter, translated as MPPHTAPRRFYGWRIVWALALTTTISYGILYYGFGVLVKPMEAELGWSRAQTSGAYSLGLLISGLMAIPVGYWVDHRGARGLLLLGSLLGSLMLLAWSQVHSLGALYGVWVGMGLAMALVLYEVAFTVVAVWFRRWRHRATFVITMVAGLASTLFVPLETLLVESLGWRSALVVLALIFGLLTLPLHAVVRRRPQDLGQWPDGEPDPGVQLPETSVSARAAFAEASFWWLATAFTLLRLTTAAIGAHGVPLLLERGYSPAFTAAAVGSIGLVQLLGRAFFLPGSQRWSLYHATLGVMFAQALGSLALLLVPGSLGVGAFVLLYGMSNGAGTLARAGLVAELYGSESYGRINGGISLVVSLTQSLGPIGAGLLHGVAGSYDAVLGVLVAASLLAALCVRQVRLSGQALEEAQS; from the coding sequence ATGCCCCCCCACACGGCTCCCAGGCGCTTCTACGGCTGGAGGATCGTCTGGGCGCTGGCCCTGACCACGACCATTTCTTACGGCATCCTCTACTACGGCTTCGGCGTGCTGGTCAAACCCATGGAGGCCGAGCTGGGCTGGAGCCGGGCCCAAACCTCGGGGGCCTACTCGCTGGGGCTGTTGATCTCGGGACTGATGGCGATCCCGGTGGGCTACTGGGTGGACCACCGGGGAGCGCGGGGCCTCTTGCTGCTGGGCTCGCTCTTGGGCAGCCTGATGCTGCTGGCCTGGTCGCAGGTGCACAGCTTGGGCGCCCTCTATGGGGTATGGGTGGGGATGGGCCTGGCGATGGCCCTGGTGCTCTACGAGGTGGCCTTCACGGTGGTGGCGGTGTGGTTTCGCCGCTGGCGCCACCGGGCCACCTTCGTCATCACCATGGTGGCCGGGCTGGCCAGCACCCTCTTCGTACCGCTGGAAACGCTGCTGGTCGAGAGCCTGGGCTGGCGCAGTGCCCTGGTGGTCCTGGCCCTGATCTTCGGGCTGCTCACCCTGCCCCTGCACGCCGTCGTGCGCCGCCGCCCCCAGGATTTGGGCCAGTGGCCCGACGGCGAGCCCGACCCCGGCGTACAGCTTCCCGAAACCAGCGTGAGCGCCCGGGCCGCTTTCGCGGAGGCGAGCTTCTGGTGGCTGGCCACCGCCTTCACCCTCTTGAGGCTGACCACTGCCGCCATTGGAGCGCACGGGGTGCCGCTATTGCTCGAGCGCGGCTACAGCCCGGCCTTCACGGCGGCTGCCGTGGGCTCCATCGGGCTGGTGCAACTGCTGGGGCGAGCCTTCTTCCTGCCCGGCAGCCAGCGCTGGTCGCTCTACCACGCCACGCTGGGGGTGATGTTCGCCCAAGCACTGGGCTCGCTGGCCCTGCTGCTGGTGCCGGGCAGCCTGGGCGTAGGGGCCTTCGTGCTGCTGTACGGTATGAGCAACGGCGCGGGCACCCTGGCCAGAGCCGGGCTCGTCGCCGAGCTCTACGGCTCCGAGAGCTACGGGCGCATCAACGGGGGCATCAGCCTGGTGGTCTCGCTTACCCAGAGCCTGGGACCTATCGGCGCAGGGCTGCTGCACGGGGTTGCGGGCAGCTACGACGCGGTGCTAGGGGTTCTGGTCGCCGCTTCGCTGCTGGCGGCCTTGTGCGTACGGCAGGTTCGACTGAGCGGTCAAGCGCTCGAGGAGGCCCAATCGTGA
- a CDS encoding polyphosphate kinase, translated as MKPRNGGNLEIRGVYLSQEASWLSFNRRVLLQSLRPDFPLLERLRFLAIWASNTDEFFAARVSRAFLEERGGSSYLALLQEALSQAQEASRLYREFLRELTGLGIHVLEPAQLTKAEQQYFGAYLAEEVAPRTDLIPPEAIADLSPRALYFAAGDGLMHHLIRLPDSLPRLLPIPGREGGYVRLGALIRMRSDLFVPTKSQLFEFRLIRLAQLERSRADWDELPEALEARLDGRVSHLELEEDFPQLWAESIRVALGLEPEEVFRLLPPLDLRFVNTMVEGGPASARFAANKPLRVKGFLADPWGYLDRRDLVLYHPFEDYGQVEAFALAAAQDPKVEAIRATLYRIGQGNGIAEALIQAAKAGKDVAVLLEGRARFDELINLEWSLRFQGAGVRVLPLPSKKVHAKALYVRREGQGYVHLGTGNYNPLNGRFYTDLSLFTAEPRIGQDVATFFGALERNHVPHLAVLRTAEGIREALCEAIEGEAHKKGEIILKCNHLTDPTILAALEKALHKGARVHLIVRSTLTVLWPGVKVRSLVGRYLEHARIAAFKNKGKWRVWAGSADLMPRNLDHRYELFFPIQSSRAKSKVLELLRAQLNDDRNTFLLGPEGQEALWGGKHDGQKLP; from the coding sequence ATGAAGCCCAGGAACGGGGGGAACCTCGAGATCCGTGGGGTGTACCTAAGCCAGGAGGCCTCCTGGCTTTCCTTCAACCGGCGGGTCTTGCTGCAAAGCCTGCGCCCGGACTTTCCCCTGCTCGAGCGGCTGCGCTTTCTGGCCATCTGGGCCAGCAACACCGACGAGTTTTTCGCCGCGCGCGTTTCACGGGCCTTTCTCGAGGAGCGCGGTGGGTCAAGCTACCTGGCCCTCTTGCAAGAAGCCCTCAGCCAGGCGCAGGAGGCCAGCCGCCTTTACCGCGAGTTTCTGCGCGAACTCACCGGGCTGGGGATCCACGTGCTCGAGCCCGCCCAGCTCACCAAGGCCGAACAGCAGTACTTCGGGGCTTATCTGGCTGAGGAGGTGGCCCCCCGCACCGACCTGATCCCCCCCGAGGCCATCGCCGACCTCTCGCCCAGGGCGCTGTACTTCGCTGCCGGGGACGGCTTGATGCACCACCTCATCCGCCTGCCCGACAGCCTGCCCCGCCTGCTGCCCATTCCTGGGCGCGAGGGCGGCTACGTGCGGCTGGGGGCGCTCATCCGCATGCGTTCCGACCTTTTCGTGCCCACCAAGAGCCAGCTCTTCGAGTTCCGTCTGATCCGGCTGGCCCAGCTCGAGCGCTCCCGCGCCGACTGGGACGAACTGCCCGAGGCCTTGGAGGCGAGGTTGGATGGCCGGGTGAGCCACCTCGAGCTCGAGGAGGACTTCCCTCAGCTGTGGGCCGAGAGCATCCGGGTGGCCCTGGGCCTGGAGCCGGAGGAGGTGTTCCGGCTTCTCCCCCCCCTGGACCTACGCTTCGTGAACACCATGGTGGAGGGGGGACCGGCCAGCGCCCGCTTCGCGGCCAACAAGCCCCTCAGGGTCAAGGGCTTCCTCGCGGACCCCTGGGGCTACCTGGACCGGCGCGACCTGGTGCTCTACCACCCCTTCGAGGACTACGGCCAGGTCGAAGCCTTCGCCCTCGCCGCCGCCCAGGACCCTAAGGTCGAGGCCATCCGCGCCACCCTCTACCGCATCGGTCAGGGCAACGGCATCGCCGAGGCCCTGATCCAGGCCGCCAAGGCTGGCAAGGATGTGGCGGTGCTGCTGGAGGGCCGGGCCCGCTTCGACGAGCTGATCAACCTCGAGTGGAGCCTGCGCTTTCAGGGCGCGGGGGTGCGGGTGCTGCCCCTGCCGAGCAAGAAAGTGCACGCCAAGGCCCTTTACGTGCGGCGGGAGGGGCAGGGTTACGTCCACCTGGGCACCGGCAACTACAACCCGCTCAACGGACGCTTCTACACCGACTTATCCCTCTTCACCGCCGAACCCCGCATCGGCCAGGACGTGGCCACGTTCTTCGGGGCCCTCGAGCGCAACCACGTTCCCCACCTCGCGGTTCTGCGCACCGCCGAGGGTATCCGCGAGGCGCTGTGTGAAGCCATCGAGGGTGAGGCCCACAAAAAGGGCGAGATCATCCTCAAGTGCAACCACCTCACCGATCCCACCATCCTGGCTGCCCTCGAGAAAGCCCTGCACAAGGGAGCCAGGGTCCACCTGATCGTGCGCTCTACCCTCACCGTGCTTTGGCCTGGGGTCAAAGTACGCAGCCTGGTAGGGCGCTACCTCGAGCACGCCCGCATCGCCGCCTTCAAAAACAAGGGTAAGTGGCGCGTTTGGGCCGGCAGCGCCGACCTCATGCCCCGCAACCTCGACCACCGCTACGAGCTGTTCTTCCCCATCCAGAGCAGCCGGGCTAAAAGCAAGGTGCTCGAGCTCCTGCGGGCTCAGCTCAACGACGACCGCAACACCTTCCTCCTCGGCCCCGAGGGCCAGGAGGCGCTGTGGGGAGGCAAGCACGACGGGCAGAAGCTGCCCTGA
- a CDS encoding Ppx/GppA phosphatase family protein, translating into MQRIGIVDLGSNTSRLVVYLFEPGKHFRLIDEIREPVRLGEGLASKGRLSEEGMERAFSALKLYADFAEATELEEVRVIATSAARDAENGPEFLRRVRELGLNIRILSGEDEARYGVMAVANSFALEEAWVMDLGGGSAQLSRMAQRRYSFGRAYPLGAVRLTELFLKSDPPRKGEVEDLERFVKKEMREVLKQVREEPLPLVAMGGTIRNLAKLVQKQQNYPLDLLHGYWLERSALEELLERLLKMPLTERRELEGLQSDRADIIVAGGLVYRTVLREGGLRGLWVSGQGVREGVFYEEFCPAPHLLGDVRGFSVRNLFARYPQDFGHTARVRHLCRQLFRALGPLHGYGPEEERLLDEAALLHDIGMSVAYYDHHKHGEYLIMGAAIPGMTHRQQALLGLLVRYHRKGEPKVGIYKGLLEDGDPRRLLRLAAILRLAEYLERSRAGRVGGLEVGLGDQRVRLGLQAEEEPWVEIAEASKQAKLFRQAFGRELVVEWAR; encoded by the coding sequence ATGCAGCGCATCGGTATCGTGGACCTGGGCTCTAATACCAGTCGATTGGTGGTCTACCTCTTCGAGCCCGGCAAGCATTTCCGACTGATCGACGAGATCCGCGAGCCGGTGCGACTGGGAGAGGGGTTGGCCAGTAAGGGCCGGCTGAGCGAGGAGGGCATGGAGCGGGCTTTCTCGGCGCTCAAGCTCTATGCCGACTTTGCCGAGGCCACCGAGCTCGAGGAGGTGCGCGTGATTGCCACCAGCGCCGCCCGCGACGCCGAGAACGGGCCCGAATTCCTGCGCCGGGTGCGCGAGCTCGGGCTCAACATCCGCATCCTCTCGGGCGAGGACGAGGCCCGCTACGGGGTGATGGCCGTCGCCAACAGCTTCGCCCTCGAGGAGGCCTGGGTGATGGACTTAGGCGGGGGCAGCGCCCAGCTCTCCCGCATGGCGCAGCGCCGCTACAGCTTCGGGCGGGCCTACCCGTTGGGGGCGGTGCGGCTGACCGAGTTGTTCTTGAAGTCCGACCCGCCCAGGAAGGGCGAGGTCGAGGACCTCGAGCGCTTCGTGAAGAAGGAGATGCGCGAGGTGCTGAAGCAGGTGCGCGAGGAGCCGCTGCCGCTGGTGGCGATGGGGGGCACCATCCGCAACCTGGCCAAGCTCGTGCAGAAGCAGCAAAACTACCCGCTGGACCTCCTGCACGGCTACTGGCTCGAGCGCTCCGCTTTGGAGGAGCTGCTCGAGCGCCTGCTGAAGATGCCGCTGACCGAGCGGCGTGAACTCGAGGGCTTGCAGAGCGACCGCGCCGACATCATCGTGGCTGGGGGGCTGGTCTACCGCACGGTGCTGCGCGAGGGTGGGCTCAGGGGGTTGTGGGTCTCGGGGCAGGGGGTGCGCGAAGGGGTGTTCTACGAGGAGTTTTGTCCCGCTCCCCATCTCCTCGGCGACGTGCGCGGCTTCAGCGTGCGCAACCTCTTCGCGCGCTACCCCCAAGACTTCGGGCACACCGCACGGGTGCGCCACCTCTGCCGCCAGCTCTTCCGCGCCCTGGGGCCCCTGCACGGCTATGGCCCCGAGGAGGAGCGCTTGCTCGACGAGGCGGCTCTGCTGCACGACATCGGCATGAGCGTGGCCTACTATGACCACCACAAGCACGGGGAGTACTTGATCATGGGTGCGGCCATTCCCGGTATGACCCACCGCCAGCAGGCGCTGCTGGGCCTGCTGGTGCGCTACCACCGCAAGGGCGAGCCCAAGGTGGGCATCTATAAGGGCTTGCTCGAGGACGGCGACCCCCGCCGCCTGTTGCGCCTGGCGGCCATTTTGCGCCTGGCGGAGTACCTCGAGCGCTCCCGCGCGGGTCGGGTAGGGGGGTTGGAGGTGGGGCTGGGGGATCAGCGGGTGCGACTGGGCCTGCAGGCCGAAGAGGAACCCTGGGTCGAGATCGCCGAGGCCAGCAAGCAAGCCAAGCTCTTCAGGCAGGCCTTTGGGCGGGAGCTGGTGGTGGAGTGGGCGAGGTGA
- the sixA gene encoding phosphohistidine phosphatase SixA has protein sequence MEVFLVRHAIAANALPGQGDDARPLTPEGVERFKLMVRALKKLGVGFDRLYFSPKLRAVQTAELLKPLLRGEAEVTPHLAEAPSSALLEQLRGESVALVGHEPWMGELCAWLLTGERLGERFPFKKGGAAHLEGRLEPGGMRLLAFLPPAIGRKL, from the coding sequence ATGGAAGTCTTCCTGGTGCGCCACGCCATCGCCGCCAACGCCCTCCCCGGCCAGGGCGACGATGCCCGGCCCCTCACGCCGGAGGGGGTCGAACGCTTCAAGCTCATGGTCAGGGCCCTGAAGAAGCTGGGCGTCGGCTTCGATCGCCTCTACTTCAGCCCCAAGCTGCGGGCGGTGCAGACCGCCGAGTTGCTGAAGCCGCTGCTGCGGGGGGAGGCCGAGGTGACGCCCCATCTGGCCGAAGCCCCCTCGAGCGCGCTGCTCGAGCAGCTGCGGGGGGAGTCGGTGGCCCTGGTGGGGCACGAGCCCTGGATGGGCGAGCTGTGCGCCTGGCTGCTCACCGGGGAACGCCTGGGTGAGCGCTTTCCCTTCAAGAAGGGCGGGGCGGCCCACCTCGAGGGCCGTCTCGAGCCCGGCGGGATGCGCCTGCTGGCCTTTTTGCCCCCGGCCATCGGGAGAAAACTGTGA
- a CDS encoding CHAD domain-containing protein: MIDPGRWILHLREQLPIAREGSDPEGVHQLRVAARRLRVWLELAGMSVLEDDLAWLVRVAGRVRDLEVLLSGEQPRAFARWLRKELEAARAAFVPALDSPRMAGLLWALPSLPPIPIPQAQARLPRFERRLRRRAATWAQEDTLEALHSLRRALRRLRYAREWLGHDADDLRRLQDALGRAGDLDFTLAYLRHFEQQGGKVAASYKKRLEVSLREAIEQARQGWRGWDKGL; encoded by the coding sequence GTGATTGACCCAGGGCGCTGGATCCTTCACCTGCGTGAACAGTTGCCCATCGCTCGCGAGGGTTCCGACCCCGAGGGAGTGCATCAGCTGCGGGTGGCCGCTCGGCGCTTGCGGGTGTGGCTCGAGTTGGCGGGCATGAGCGTGCTCGAGGACGACCTGGCCTGGTTGGTGCGGGTGGCTGGCCGGGTGCGCGACCTCGAGGTGCTGCTGAGCGGCGAGCAGCCCCGAGCCTTCGCCAGGTGGCTCCGGAAGGAACTCGAAGCCGCTCGAGCCGCCTTCGTTCCCGCGCTCGATTCCCCCCGGATGGCGGGGCTGCTGTGGGCCCTACCGAGCCTACCCCCCATCCCCATTCCCCAGGCCCAAGCCCGCCTGCCCCGTTTCGAGCGCCGCCTGCGACGCCGGGCCGCCACCTGGGCCCAGGAGGACACCCTCGAGGCCCTGCACAGCCTGCGCAGAGCCCTACGCCGCCTGCGCTACGCCAGGGAGTGGTTAGGGCACGACGCCGACGACCTCAGGCGCCTGCAGGATGCCCTGGGCCGGGCCGGCGACTTGGACTTCACCCTGGCCTACCTCCGGCACTTCGAGCAGCAGGGGGGAAAGGTCGCCGCGAGCTACAAAAAGCGGCTCGAGGTCAGCCTGCGAGAGGCCATCGAGCAGGCCCGACAGGGTTGGCGTGGATGGGATAAGGGCCTTTAG
- a CDS encoding serine/threonine-protein kinase produces the protein MGYIPLVKLAGRYRLEAPLGEGGMAEVWRATDERVGRQVAVKILHAYVHPAERQRFFQEAKALSKLSHPGVVQVYDLGQEEGRTFFVMELVQGGSFDQLGPFEDGLEGLRLLEAAQKVLEALAHLHERGVIHRDLTPHNILLTAEGHPKVMDFGLAYLIQESRHLTRTGYTLGTPQYMAPEQAKGLPLSPKADLYSFGAVLYRTLSGRPPFEGENDQSVLYQHVYEEPRPLLEVNPAVPPSVSRLSQSLLHKDSGPRPSAAAAAHSLGEVLREYREHLSATPRGGLSRSGRYPGGPAEPGRLEIAGNYDLGGEVAWPGELVAWEGRLWVGSGRGVARFDLAEGRVQRLPLADEVSAPPAFGNGRLYVGAWDGTLSALEPSGRLAWSFPTRAEITAAPLVLDGRIYLAGRDGFLRCIDEGGSLIWAFQAGGHLSASPTLYRGLLFAAAEDGWLYALDPLSGHLRYKVETGPVHASLPAARGILLIPTWAGEVHAFDPLGREVLWSFELEGEVWGPPALDHRRAYLSSWGGKLIAVNLESGEECWSYPAGKVTAGLSLAGGHVFAATEEGRVLALEASSGRLIFEASGLGPVQVPPLPYRAALYVASLEGRLYRFTENW, from the coding sequence ATGGGATATATTCCCCTTGTGAAGCTGGCAGGTCGCTACAGACTCGAGGCTCCCCTGGGCGAGGGGGGCATGGCCGAGGTGTGGCGAGCCACCGATGAGCGCGTGGGGCGGCAAGTGGCGGTGAAGATACTGCACGCCTACGTGCACCCCGCCGAGCGCCAGCGCTTTTTTCAGGAAGCCAAGGCCCTCTCCAAGCTCTCCCATCCCGGCGTGGTGCAAGTCTACGACCTGGGGCAGGAGGAGGGCCGCACCTTCTTCGTGATGGAGCTGGTGCAGGGCGGAAGCTTTGACCAACTGGGCCCCTTTGAAGACGGACTGGAGGGCCTGCGGCTGCTGGAGGCGGCGCAGAAGGTGCTCGAGGCGCTGGCTCACCTGCACGAGCGCGGGGTGATCCACCGCGACCTCACCCCCCACAACATCCTGCTCACCGCCGAGGGCCACCCCAAGGTGATGGACTTTGGCCTGGCCTACTTAATCCAGGAGAGCCGCCACCTCACCCGCACCGGCTACACCCTGGGCACCCCGCAGTACATGGCCCCCGAACAGGCCAAAGGCCTGCCGCTGAGCCCCAAGGCCGACCTCTACAGCTTCGGTGCTGTGCTCTACCGCACCCTCAGCGGCAGGCCGCCCTTCGAGGGCGAGAACGATCAATCGGTGCTGTATCAGCACGTCTACGAGGAGCCCAGGCCGCTGCTCGAGGTCAATCCCGCCGTGCCTCCTTCGGTCTCGAGGCTCTCCCAGAGCCTGCTGCACAAGGACTCCGGTCCCAGGCCCTCCGCGGCGGCGGCGGCCCACAGCTTGGGTGAGGTGCTGCGGGAGTACCGCGAACACCTCAGCGCCACCCCCAGGGGCGGCCTCAGCCGGAGCGGTCGCTACCCCGGTGGCCCCGCCGAACCGGGGCGGCTCGAGATCGCCGGAAACTACGACCTGGGGGGTGAGGTGGCCTGGCCGGGCGAGCTGGTGGCCTGGGAAGGCCGGTTGTGGGTTGGGTCTGGGCGGGGAGTGGCCCGCTTCGACCTGGCCGAGGGCCGGGTGCAGCGCCTTCCCCTGGCCGACGAGGTCAGCGCCCCACCGGCCTTCGGCAACGGGCGGCTCTACGTCGGGGCCTGGGACGGCACGCTGAGCGCACTCGAGCCGTCCGGACGCCTGGCCTGGAGCTTCCCCACCCGCGCCGAGATTACCGCCGCCCCCCTGGTCCTGGACGGGCGCATCTACCTGGCCGGGCGCGACGGCTTTTTGCGCTGCATCGACGAGGGGGGAAGCCTGATCTGGGCCTTCCAGGCGGGCGGTCATCTCTCGGCCTCCCCTACCCTCTACCGCGGGCTCCTGTTCGCCGCCGCCGAGGACGGCTGGCTCTACGCCCTCGATCCCCTCAGCGGTCACCTACGCTACAAGGTCGAGACCGGCCCGGTTCACGCCAGCCTCCCCGCTGCCCGGGGCATCCTGCTGATCCCTACGTGGGCGGGGGAAGTCCACGCCTTCGACCCGCTGGGGCGCGAGGTGCTGTGGAGCTTCGAACTCGAGGGCGAGGTCTGGGGGCCGCCCGCCCTCGACCACCGGCGGGCCTACCTCAGCAGTTGGGGCGGCAAGCTCATCGCCGTGAACCTGGAGAGCGGCGAGGAGTGCTGGAGTTACCCGGCGGGCAAGGTCACGGCGGGGCTCTCGCTGGCCGGAGGCCACGTCTTCGCCGCCACCGAGGAGGGCCGGGTGCTGGCGCTCGAGGCCAGCAGCGGCAGGCTGATCTTCGAGGCCAGCGGCCTGGGCCCCGTGCAGGTCCCCCCGCTCCCCTACCGCGCCGCGCTCTACGTCGCCAGCCTCGAGGGCAGGCTCTATCGCTTCACGGAGAATTGGTGA
- a CDS encoding heavy metal translocating P-type ATPase encodes MKELHIGVEGMTCAACVNRVERGLRKVEGVEVASVNLATENASVVYDPEKTTPQTLVEKVREVGYTPVVAEVELGVTGMSCAACVGRVERALKRLDGVLEASVNLATERATVRFLPASVGPAQFKRAIRDAGYGVLEAGAGQDRADLEREARAREIASLRRSVLISAVFALPLLLIAMLPMLFPAVEGWLMSTFGHGVMVTLNWVMLALATPVQFGPGLRFYRHGWAALRAGSPDMNSLVMIGTSAAYFYSLGVVLFPGVFPPQARHAYFEASGVVITLILLGKYLEALAKGRTSEAMRRLLSLQAKTARIVEGALEREIPVDEVLPGDVISVRPGEKVPVDGVVVFGQSYVDESMITGEPIPVVKTPGSKVIGGTVNQHGAFTFRATAVGADTVLAQIIKLVEGAQNSKPAIQNLADRVVAVFTPIVLGIALFTALTWLLLGGENALSFALVNTVAVLIIACPCAMGLATPVSIMVGTGKAAQMGVLFRKGEALQTLQQAQVIALDKTGTLTKGKPELTDLQVMGGFEEAEVLRRIASLEQKSEHPIARAIVKAAEARGLELVEPQGFEALPGFGVGGWVGENRVEVGAERYMARLGIDVSPFAALAQRLAEAGKTPLYAAVGGKLAAVLAVADPLKEGTPEAIALLHRQGFKVAMITGDHARTARAIAEQLGIDEVLAEVLPEGKAEAVKQLQGKGYKVAFVGDGINDAPALAQADVGLAIGTGTDIAMETADVILMSGDLRGVPNAIALSRATLRNIRLNLFWAFAYNIVLIPVAAGVLYPFTGWLLSPVLAGAAMGLSSVLVLSNALRLRRFRAPLRAPVIDDRRGRTPHILPRTQDARRDSP; translated from the coding sequence ATGAAAGAGCTGCACATTGGCGTCGAGGGCATGACCTGCGCGGCCTGCGTGAACCGGGTCGAGCGCGGGCTCAGGAAGGTCGAGGGGGTCGAGGTGGCCTCGGTCAACCTGGCCACCGAGAACGCCAGCGTCGTCTACGACCCCGAGAAGACTACCCCGCAGACCCTCGTGGAGAAGGTCAGGGAGGTGGGCTACACCCCTGTGGTGGCCGAGGTCGAGCTCGGGGTCACGGGCATGAGCTGCGCGGCCTGCGTGGGGCGGGTGGAACGGGCCTTGAAGCGGCTGGACGGGGTACTGGAGGCCAGCGTCAACCTGGCCACCGAACGGGCTACGGTCAGGTTCCTTCCGGCCAGCGTGGGCCCGGCCCAGTTCAAGCGGGCCATCCGCGACGCGGGCTACGGGGTGCTCGAGGCGGGGGCGGGCCAGGACCGCGCCGACCTCGAGCGCGAAGCCCGCGCCCGCGAGATCGCCAGCCTGCGCCGCTCGGTGCTCATCTCGGCGGTATTCGCCCTTCCCTTGCTCCTCATCGCCATGCTGCCCATGCTGTTTCCCGCGGTCGAGGGGTGGCTGATGAGCACCTTCGGGCACGGGGTCATGGTCACGCTGAACTGGGTGATGCTGGCCCTGGCCACCCCGGTGCAGTTCGGCCCCGGCCTGCGCTTCTACCGCCACGGCTGGGCCGCTTTGCGCGCGGGCTCGCCCGACATGAACAGCCTGGTGATGATCGGCACCAGCGCGGCCTACTTTTACAGCCTGGGCGTGGTCCTCTTCCCTGGCGTCTTTCCCCCACAGGCCCGGCACGCCTACTTCGAGGCCTCGGGTGTGGTGATCACGCTGATCCTGCTGGGCAAGTACCTCGAGGCCCTCGCCAAGGGCCGCACCTCCGAGGCCATGAGGCGGTTGCTCTCCCTGCAAGCCAAGACGGCGAGAATCGTCGAGGGCGCGCTCGAGCGGGAAATCCCTGTAGACGAGGTGCTACCGGGCGACGTGATCTCGGTCAGGCCCGGCGAGAAGGTGCCGGTGGACGGGGTGGTGGTCTTTGGGCAGAGCTACGTCGACGAATCCATGATCACCGGCGAGCCCATCCCCGTGGTCAAGACGCCCGGCTCCAAGGTAATCGGGGGAACCGTCAACCAGCATGGGGCCTTCACCTTCCGGGCTACCGCGGTGGGCGCGGATACCGTGCTCGCGCAGATCATCAAGCTGGTCGAGGGTGCCCAGAACTCCAAGCCCGCCATCCAGAACCTGGCCGACCGGGTGGTGGCGGTGTTCACCCCCATCGTGCTGGGGATCGCCCTCTTCACCGCCCTCACCTGGCTGCTTCTCGGCGGGGAAAACGCCCTAAGCTTTGCCCTGGTCAACACGGTGGCGGTGCTGATCATCGCCTGCCCCTGCGCGATGGGTCTGGCCACCCCGGTGAGCATCATGGTGGGCACCGGCAAGGCCGCCCAGATGGGGGTGCTCTTCCGCAAGGGCGAGGCCCTGCAAACGCTGCAACAAGCCCAGGTAATCGCCCTCGACAAGACCGGCACCCTCACCAAGGGCAAGCCGGAACTCACCGACCTGCAGGTCATGGGGGGCTTCGAGGAGGCCGAAGTGCTACGCCGGATCGCCTCCCTCGAGCAGAAATCCGAGCACCCCATCGCCCGCGCGATCGTGAAGGCAGCCGAGGCCCGGGGGCTGGAGCTCGTCGAGCCCCAGGGCTTCGAGGCCCTCCCCGGCTTTGGGGTGGGCGGATGGGTAGGGGAGAACCGGGTGGAGGTGGGAGCCGAGCGCTACATGGCGCGGCTGGGCATTGACGTGAGCCCCTTCGCCGCCCTGGCCCAGCGCCTGGCCGAGGCAGGCAAAACCCCGCTCTACGCTGCGGTGGGCGGGAAGCTGGCGGCGGTTTTAGCGGTGGCCGATCCCCTCAAGGAGGGGACCCCCGAGGCCATCGCCCTGCTGCACCGCCAGGGCTTCAAGGTGGCGATGATCACCGGCGACCATGCCCGCACCGCGCGGGCTATCGCCGAGCAGCTCGGCATAGACGAGGTACTCGCCGAAGTCCTGCCCGAGGGCAAGGCCGAGGCGGTGAAGCAGCTTCAGGGCAAAGGCTACAAGGTCGCCTTCGTGGGCGACGGCATCAACGACGCTCCCGCGCTGGCCCAGGCCGACGTGGGGCTGGCCATCGGCACCGGGACCGATATTGCCATGGAGACCGCCGACGTGATCTTGATGTCGGGCGACCTGCGCGGCGTGCCCAACGCCATCGCGCTCTCGCGGGCCACCCTGCGCAACATCCGGCTCAACCTGTTTTGGGCCTTCGCCTACAACATCGTGCTGATCCCGGTAGCCGCGGGCGTGCTCTACCCCTTTACCGGCTGGCTGCTCTCGCCGGTGCTGGCGGGCGCGGCCATGGGCCTGTCCTCGGTCCTCGTGCTCTCCAACGCCCTGCGCCTGCGGCGCTTCCGGGCACCGCTGAGGGCGCCGGTGATCGATGATCGCAGGGGTCGTACGCCCCACATCCTGCCTCGCACGCAAGACGCTAGGCGCGACAGCCCATAG